From a region of the Mercurialis annua linkage group LG1-X, ddMerAnnu1.2, whole genome shotgun sequence genome:
- the LOC126665171 gene encoding josephin-like protein, with product MSSISSKRVSFSPDVHEKPTVILKHGGGTKVGANRKRVVAIFTLRLPRSSKYSPARLLRRLGAKVARVIRLVSTRRKSSRKVSSASLTRSRSVADAMDSQRAEAVEDCIEFLNSSSSLQRSNSISTN from the coding sequence atgtcaagTATATCGAGCAAACGGGTGAGTTTCAGTCCCGACGTCCATGAAAAGCCTACAGTCATTCTTAAACATGGAGGTGGAACTAAAGTAGGTGCAAATAGAAAGAGGGTTGTCGCAATTTTCACCCTTAGGCTGCCGAGAAGCTCAAAATATTCGCCGGCGAGATTATTGAGACGACTCGGTGCTAAGGTAGCAAGGGTTATACGATTAGTATCAACGAGAAGAAAGTCATCGCGCAAAGTTTCTTCGGCTAGTTTGACAAGATCGAGATCAGTTGCAGATGCTATGGACTCGCAAAGAGCTGAAGCAGTAGAAGATTGCATCGAGTTCTTGAATTCTTCATCCTCTTTGCAAAGATCAAACTCAATTTCTACAAACTAA